A region of bacterium DNA encodes the following proteins:
- a CDS encoding M67 family metallopeptidase, with product MKLRLTKTVLDAVHEHGRQAYPRECCGVLVGMRDGDIWIAELAFRAANLAPEAAFDRYDMDPGDRHRAEEAAREAELDVIGFYHTHPDHDVYFSKTDLENSEEYLLGEPWLPPSYAYFVVSVRDGVPRDGGAFVVREGASEKIAVEIIDD from the coding sequence ATGAAGCTCCGGCTGACAAAGACCGTCCTTGACGCCGTGCACGAGCACGGGCGGCAGGCGTATCCGCGCGAGTGTTGCGGCGTTCTGGTGGGCATGCGTGACGGCGATATCTGGATCGCCGAACTGGCGTTTCGCGCCGCGAATCTGGCGCCCGAGGCGGCATTCGACCGGTACGACATGGACCCCGGAGACCGCCACCGGGCCGAGGAAGCCGCGCGCGAGGCGGAACTCGACGTGATCGGCTTCTACCACACGCACCCCGACCATGACGTGTATTTTTCGAAAACCGATCTGGAAAATTCCGAGGAATATCTGCTCGGCGAGCCGTGGCTGCCTCCGTCCTACGCCTATTTCGTCGTGTCGGTTCGCGACGGCGTGCCGCGAGATGGCGGCGCATTTGTCGTGCGCGAGGGGGCGTCGGAAAAAATCGCGGTCGAGATCATCGACGACTGA